A region of Scleropages formosus chromosome 2, fSclFor1.1, whole genome shotgun sequence DNA encodes the following proteins:
- the syt10 gene encoding synaptotagmin-10 isoform X1, which translates to MSIQTEDTISLCKKALQIVTELCLGGHVDRHKCSEIFPLDSSIPDISVSLLALVVSFCGLALLLVSLFVFWKLCWPVWRNKALTSHANNAPQSVSAAPPPEEPQPEEKREPEVKVNGRNSVKALDTAMKISQTSPDIPAEVQTTLKEHLIKHARVQRQTTEPTSSSRHNSFRRHLPRQMHVSSVDFSMETLPMRQPSNSLGRIKPELYKQKSVDSEDGNKENVETCGKLSFSLQYDYENQSLVVKILKALDLPAKDFTGTSDPYVKIYLLPERKKKFQTRVHRKTLNPVFDETFQFPVEYDQICNRKLHFSVYDFDRFTSHDMIGEVLVDNLFELSDLSREAIVWKDIHCATTESVDLGEIMYSLCYLPTAGRMTLTVIKCRNLKAMDITGYSDPYVKVWLMCEGRRLKKRKTTTKKNTLNPVYNEAIIFDIPPENVEQVSLSIIVMDYDRVGHNEVIGVCRAGPDAEGLGRDHWNEMLAYPRKPITHWHALGEWPGRASSFDSQGSCPSPKPSMTP; encoded by the exons ATGAGTATCCAGACAGAAGACACGATCAGCCTGTGCAAGAAGGCTCTCCAGATCGTCACGGAGCTGTGTCTCGGAGGACATGTGGACCGTCACAAGTGCTCCGAGATATTCCCCCTGGACAGCTCCATACCAG ACATCTCCGTCAGTCTCCTTGCCTTGGTCGTCAGTTTCTGTGGTCTTGCCCTGTTGTTAGTCTCTCTCTTTGTGTTCTGGAAGCTGTGTTGGCCAGTTTGGAGGAACAAAGCTCTCACATCTCATGCCAATAACGCCCCTCAGAGTGTCTCCGCCGCACCGCCGCCCGAGGAACCGCAGCCCGAGGAAAAAAGGGAGCCCGAAGTGAAGGTAAATGGCAGGAACTCGGTGAAGGCCCTGGACACTGCCATGAAGATCAGCCAGACATCTCCTGACATCCCAGCTGAGGTACAGACCACTTTAAAAGAGCACCTCATCAAGCATGCCAGAGTCCAGCGACAGACCACAGagcccacctcctcctccag GCACAACTCATTCCGACGTCACCTACCACGGCAAATGCATGTGTCAAGTGTGGACTTCAGCATGGAAACTTTGCCCATGCGGCAGCCCTCCAACAGCCTGGGTAGGATCAAGCCGGAGCTTTACAAGCAGAAGTCCGTTGACTCAGAAGATGGGAACAAGGAGAATGTAGAGACGTGTGGCAAGCTGAGCTTCTCACTGCAGTATGACTATGAGAACCAGAGCCTGGTAGTGAAGATCCTCAAAGCTCTGGACCTTCCAGCAAAGGACTTCACCGGTACTTCGGACCCCTATGTGAAGATATACCTGTTGCCTGAGAGGAAGAAGAAGTTTCAGACACGAGTGCATCGCAAAACACTCAACCCTGTGTTTGATGAGACCTTCCAGTTTCCGGTGGAGTACGATCAGATATGCAACAGGAAGTTGCATTTTAGTGTATACGACTTTGACCGTTTCACCAGCCATGACATGATAGGGGAAGTGTTGGTAGACAACCTCTTTGAGCTGTCTGACCTCTCCAGAGAAGCAATTGTGTGGAAGGATATCCATTGTGCTACAACG GAAAGTGTCGACCTGGGAGAGATCATGTACTCACTCTGCTACCTGCCCACGGCTGGGAGAATGACTCTGACTGTCATCAAGTGTCGAAACCTCAAAGCCATGGACATCACAGGTTACTCAG ACCCTTATGTTAAAGTGTGGCTGATGTGTGAGGGACGGAGATTAAAAAAgcgaaaaacaacaacaaaaaagaacacGCTCAATCCGGTTTACAACGAGGCCATTATTTTCGACATCCCTCCAGAGAATGTGGAGCAAGTTAGTCTGTCCATCATAGTGATGGATTATGACCG GGTTGGACACAATGAGGTGATTGGTGTGTGCAGAGCGGGACCAGATGCCGAAGGTTTGGGTCGAGACCATTGGAACGAAATGCTAGCCTATCCTCGAAAGCCCATCACACATTGGCATGCCTTGGGAGAG TGGCCAGGAAGGGCCAGCAGCTTTGACAGTCAGGGGTCCTGTCCATCACCCAAGCCTTCTATGACTCCGTAA
- the syt10 gene encoding synaptotagmin-10 isoform X2 — MSIQTEDTISLCKKALQIVTELCLGGHVDRHKCSEIFPLDSSIPGKGATDISVSLLALVVSFCGLALLLVSLFVFWKLCWPVWRNKALTSHANNAPQSVSAAPPPEEPQPEEKREPEVKVNGRNSVKALDTAMKISQTSPDIPAEVQTTLKEHLIKHARVQRQTTEPTSSSRHNSFRRHLPRQMHVSSVDFSMETLPMRQPSNSLGRIKPELYKQKSVDSEDGNKENVETCGKLSFSLQYDYENQSLVVKILKALDLPAKDFTGTSDPYVKIYLLPERKKKFQTRVHRKTLNPVFDETFQFPVEYDQICNRKLHFSVYDFDRFTSHDMIGEVLVDNLFELSDLSREAIVWKDIHCATTESVDLGEIMYSLCYLPTAGRMTLTVIKCRNLKAMDITGYSDPYVKVWLMCEGRRLKKRKTTTKKNTLNPVYNEAIIFDIPPENVEQVSLSIIVMDYDRVGHNEVIGVCRAGPDAEGLGRDHWNEMLAYPRKPITHWHALGEWPGRASSFDSQGSCPSPKPSMTP, encoded by the exons ATGAGTATCCAGACAGAAGACACGATCAGCCTGTGCAAGAAGGCTCTCCAGATCGTCACGGAGCTGTGTCTCGGAGGACATGTGGACCGTCACAAGTGCTCCGAGATATTCCCCCTGGACAGCTCCATACCAGGTAAAGGCGCTACAG ACATCTCCGTCAGTCTCCTTGCCTTGGTCGTCAGTTTCTGTGGTCTTGCCCTGTTGTTAGTCTCTCTCTTTGTGTTCTGGAAGCTGTGTTGGCCAGTTTGGAGGAACAAAGCTCTCACATCTCATGCCAATAACGCCCCTCAGAGTGTCTCCGCCGCACCGCCGCCCGAGGAACCGCAGCCCGAGGAAAAAAGGGAGCCCGAAGTGAAGGTAAATGGCAGGAACTCGGTGAAGGCCCTGGACACTGCCATGAAGATCAGCCAGACATCTCCTGACATCCCAGCTGAGGTACAGACCACTTTAAAAGAGCACCTCATCAAGCATGCCAGAGTCCAGCGACAGACCACAGagcccacctcctcctccag GCACAACTCATTCCGACGTCACCTACCACGGCAAATGCATGTGTCAAGTGTGGACTTCAGCATGGAAACTTTGCCCATGCGGCAGCCCTCCAACAGCCTGGGTAGGATCAAGCCGGAGCTTTACAAGCAGAAGTCCGTTGACTCAGAAGATGGGAACAAGGAGAATGTAGAGACGTGTGGCAAGCTGAGCTTCTCACTGCAGTATGACTATGAGAACCAGAGCCTGGTAGTGAAGATCCTCAAAGCTCTGGACCTTCCAGCAAAGGACTTCACCGGTACTTCGGACCCCTATGTGAAGATATACCTGTTGCCTGAGAGGAAGAAGAAGTTTCAGACACGAGTGCATCGCAAAACACTCAACCCTGTGTTTGATGAGACCTTCCAGTTTCCGGTGGAGTACGATCAGATATGCAACAGGAAGTTGCATTTTAGTGTATACGACTTTGACCGTTTCACCAGCCATGACATGATAGGGGAAGTGTTGGTAGACAACCTCTTTGAGCTGTCTGACCTCTCCAGAGAAGCAATTGTGTGGAAGGATATCCATTGTGCTACAACG GAAAGTGTCGACCTGGGAGAGATCATGTACTCACTCTGCTACCTGCCCACGGCTGGGAGAATGACTCTGACTGTCATCAAGTGTCGAAACCTCAAAGCCATGGACATCACAGGTTACTCAG ACCCTTATGTTAAAGTGTGGCTGATGTGTGAGGGACGGAGATTAAAAAAgcgaaaaacaacaacaaaaaagaacacGCTCAATCCGGTTTACAACGAGGCCATTATTTTCGACATCCCTCCAGAGAATGTGGAGCAAGTTAGTCTGTCCATCATAGTGATGGATTATGACCG GGTTGGACACAATGAGGTGATTGGTGTGTGCAGAGCGGGACCAGATGCCGAAGGTTTGGGTCGAGACCATTGGAACGAAATGCTAGCCTATCCTCGAAAGCCCATCACACATTGGCATGCCTTGGGAGAG TGGCCAGGAAGGGCCAGCAGCTTTGACAGTCAGGGGTCCTGTCCATCACCCAAGCCTTCTATGACTCCGTAA